In the Engystomops pustulosus chromosome 2, aEngPut4.maternal, whole genome shotgun sequence genome, one interval contains:
- the LOC140119841 gene encoding uncharacterized protein, whose translation MEEWEYIEGHKDQYKDIMMEDHQPLTSPGTKRRKSTRGPHGRPPSSPCGEVEDNQSHLSTEEGNHGDKKQFSLPKREKRFTQKSNPLIHLQSSQKRKVFSCSECEKNFTQKSSLEQHLRSHTGEKPFSCNECGKCFVSKSVLVRHRRTHTGEKPYLCTECGNSFVSRSNLVVHQRSHTGEKPFLCSECGKCFVSKSNFLRHQRSHTGEKPFSCTDCGKTFATKSNLVVHQISHTGEKPYSCTKCGNFFSCPSHLLKHQRIHKGEKSFPCMERGKCFVSKSNFVEHQRNHTGEKPFSCTECGECFTWKVNLLKHQKIHTGEIPFPCPECGKCFSRKLHLIRHQRTHTGDKPFSCSECGKCFVIKSHLVDHQRTHTGEKPFSCTECGKCFSWKSVLVTHLRTHTGEKPFSCTECGKCFSGGTVLAKHQRSHTGEKPC comes from the coding sequence GTACCAAAAGAAGAAAAAGTACAAGAGGtccccatggacgtcccccctcatctccttgtggggaagtagaagataatcagtcacatctttccacagaggagggaaatcatggagataagaAGCAGTTTTCACTTCCAAAACGTGAGAAACGTTTTACCCAGAAATCAAATCCTCTCATTCACCTTCAAAGTTCCCAAAAGAGAAAGgttttttcatgttcagaatgtgagaaaAACTTTACACAGAAATCAAGCCTTgagcagcatttaagaagtcacacaggggagaagccattctcatgtaatgaatgtgggaaatgttttgtttCAAAATCAGTTCTTGTTCGACatcggagaactcacacaggagagaaaccatatttgtgtactgaatgtgggaattcTTTTGTTTCAAGATCAAATCTTGTtgtacatcagagaagtcacacaggggagaagccatttttatgttcagaatgtgggaaatgttttgtttcaaaatcaaattttcttagacatcagagaagtcacacaggagagaaaccattctcATGTACTGATTGTGGGAAAACTTTTGCTACAAAGTCAAATCTTGTTGTACATCAGataagtcacacaggagagaaaccatattCATGTACTAAATGTGGGAATTTTTTTTCTTGCCCATCACATCTTTTAaagcaccagagaattcacaaagGAGAGAAATCATTCCCATGTATGGAACGTGGGAAATGTTTTGTTTCAAAATCAAATTTTGTTGAACATCAGAgaaatcacacaggagagaaaccattctcCTGTACTGAATGTGGTGAATGTTTTACTTGGAAAGTAAATCTTTTaaaacatcagaaaattcacacaggagagatcCCATttccatgtccagaatgtggaaaGTGTTTTAGTAGAAAATTACATCTtattagacatcagagaactcacacaggagataaACCCttctcatgttctgaatgtgggaaatgttttgttattaaatcacatcttgttgaccatcaaagaactcacacaggagagaagccgttttcatgtactgaatgtgggaaatgttttagttgGAAGTCAGTTCTTGTCACacatctgagaactcacacaggagagaagccattttcatgtactgaatgtgggaaatgttttagtggGGGGACAGTTCTTGCCAAACATCAgcgaagtcacacaggagagaagccatgttAA